The segment CACGATTAACCGACGACACCTCACCCTCAAACCAACACCTCTGGCGTCGCCATGTAGAGTGCGTTGTAGACGCCAATGGATTGTTGTTCGTGAACAAAGTCGGTGTAAAAGCTGATCAGCCGATAACCCTGTGAGCTGAGAAACGCATCAACAGGGCAGTACGTGCCGTTTTCGGTTATCGGTGATGTCGGGCAATAGAACTCGAAGAGCACGAATCCGATACGGTGGCTGGCTAGCATTTCGGAGGCGCCTTGAAGCGTGCGCAGGTCCGCTCCCTCGGTATCGACCTTCAGCAAATCGATCGAATCAATCTCAAATTCCCGGCAGACCGAATCCACCGTACGCAACTGGATGGTTTCCGTTCGTTCAAAGGCTTCGCAGTCAGACGAAAGGATTGGGGATCGATCGCAGGTGGAGGCGAGCACGCTCGCGGTGTAAATGTTGATCTGTGCTTCCTGGTCGTTGTCACTGAGTCCGTAAGGCAGACATTTCACCGATCGAAGATTTTCCGTATTGGACCGCAGTTGCTCGAACGTCGATGCCACGGGCTCAAACGAATAGATCGTACGCGGGCATGCACGCAGATGAAGTTTCCGTGCTGTCTGGCCAATATTCGCACCAACGTCAAAAACCACCTCCAACGAACGGAACTGAGGGTGCCAGCCTTCGGACGCGATTCTCAGGCAG is part of the Novipirellula artificiosorum genome and harbors:
- a CDS encoding FkbM family methyltransferase — translated: MHHVKNLAKRAGHRVQKTVGYRLLRTKKWGVDWLDDCLRIASEGWHPQFRSLEVVFDVGANIGQTARKLHLRACPRTIYSFEPVASTFEQLRSNTENLRSVKCLPYGLSDNDQEAQINIYTASVLASTCDRSPILSSDCEAFERTETIQLRTVDSVCREFEIDSIDLLKVDTEGADLRTLQGASEMLASHRIGFVLFEFYCPTSPITENGTYCPVDAFLSSQGYRLISFYTDFVHEQQSIGVYNALYMATPEVLV